A portion of the Drosophila innubila isolate TH190305 chromosome 3L unlocalized genomic scaffold, UK_Dinn_1.0 0_D_3L, whole genome shotgun sequence genome contains these proteins:
- the LOC117788794 gene encoding myb-like protein AA, which produces MAFSRHNIEKRRLIELVRVNPILWDCRLPHYKRSDKKKALKWNELGRMFNVNGERVQRTFTSLREIFRRELNHEKMLGTSRFKSKWEYYDAMAFLKEVIRERKSRERIKHSSVEAASNNNNNNNSNNNNTNNTNNNNSNNSVAHDEYQYFAPSDPNNPNNQLTKSNIVAATIQPASILASIAQLPVGLQQQAQHLQALQLQPDVTLTSLSALQKVTPPSAAAAAVAPPLTTSPVARGVQLCNSSRSCSSSPSIYIKDEPDSLDETESRSVRKSQQKLATIRPQTKQQLKARLKVAKVGGVATPLYATPPPHLIINTNNELIDVDAGDLDDDDDDLEYEDDDDDDDDDRAAPCPPIADVDMMGAGGRLSPGSSSFTAAGVIGTPRHQPSPREMLYIKFGDFLAARLNTLHETAANELMNKILLLIAEK; this is translated from the exons ATGGCTTTCTCACGTCACAACATCGAAAAGCGCCGACTCATCGAGCTAGTTCGTGTCAATCCTATACTCTGGGACTGCCGCCTTCCACACTACAAACGCTCCGATAAAAAGAAGGCCCTCAAATGGAATGAACTGGGACGCATGTTCAATGTGAATGGAGAGCGAGTGCAGCGGACATTTACATCCCTGCGAGAGATCTTTCGACGGGAACTTAATCACGAAAAGATGCTGGGCACATCGAGGTTCAAGTCCAAGTGGGAATACTACGATGCCATGGCATTTCTGAAGGAGGTCATCAGGGAGCGCAA ATCTCGTGAACGTATCAAGCACAGCTCTGTGGAagcagccagcaacaacaacaacaacaataatagcaacaacaacaacacaaacaatacaaacaacaacaacagcaacaatagtgTGGCACACGATGAATATCAATATTTTGCGCCGAGCGATCCGAATAATCCCAATAATCAATTAACAAAGTCAAATATTGTTGCAGCCACCATTCAACCTGCCTCAATCCTGGCGAGCATCGCTCAATTGCCTGTCGGGTTGCAACAACAGGCGCAGCATTTACAggcgttgcagctgcaaccgGATGTGACGCTGACATCGCTGAGTGCGCTGCAAAAGGTGACGCCTCCGAGTGCTGCAGCCGCTGCTGTGGCGCCTCCATTGACGACTTCACCCGTGGCCCGTGGCGTGCAACTGTGCAACAGTTCGCGTTCTTGCAGCAGCTCCCCCTCCATTTACATCAAGGACGAGCCCGACTCGCTGGACGAGACGGAAAGTCGTTCGGTTCGAAAGTCGCAACAGAAACTTGCCACAATTCGACCGCAGACAAAGCAGCAGTTGAAGGCGCGTCTGAAGGTGGCCAAAGTGGGCGGTGTCGCCACACCGTTGTATGCCACTCCACCGCCACATCTCATCATCAATACAAACAACGAACTGATCGATGTGGATGCCGGCGATTtggatgacgacgacgatgatcTCGAatatgaggatgatgatgatgacgacgatgacgatcgGGCAGCTCCGTGTCCGCCCATTGCCGATGTGGACATGATGGGCGCCGGCGGTCGACTGTCGccgggcagcagcagcttcacCGCCGCCGGCGTCATTGGAACGCCGCGTCATCAGCCAAGTCCCCGGGAGATGCTGTACATTAAATTTGGTGACTTCCTTGCCGCACGACTGAATACCCTGCATGAAACCGCGGCCAATGAGCTAATGAATAAGATTCTGCTGCTAATTGCAGAGAAGTAA